A region of the Bremerella alba genome:
CCGACTATCCATTGCCCACGACGGCCTGCCTGATGCAGCAGCGGTTGGGCCTGCGGGTTTCCTGTGGGGCATTGGATTTCAACCTGGGCTGTTCGGGGTTCATCTACGGATTGTCGCTGGCCGAGGGTCTCATCCGAGCTGGCATTGCTCGGCGAGTCCTCTTTATTACGGCCGAGACCTACTCCAAATACATCGATGCCGACGACCGGAGCTTGCGCACGATCTTCGGCGACGGAGCAGCCGCGACCTTGATTGAAGCGGCCCCCGAACCAACGCTCGGCGGGTTTCAGTTCGGCACCGATGGAAGCGGGGCCGATACGCTGATGGTCCCCGACGGCGGGGCGAGACCGGCTGACCAAGCCCATAAGCCCCGGCATCGCAAGCGTTGGAATAGCCGCTTGTACATGGATGGCCCAGCCCTAATCAACTTTACCGTGGGTGCCATTCCCGAGTTGGTGCGAAATATCTTCTCGGCCGCCGGGATTCCGAAATCGGACGTGAAACTCTATCTATTTCATCAAGCGACCCGTAAAATGCTGGAGCAGTTGCAGGAAGCTTTGGAGATCGATAGCGATCGCATGCCGATCGCGCTAGAGACCGTTGGCAACACCGTCTCGGCGACGATTCCCCTCATGATTCACGACTTGCGAAAGCAAAATCGACTGACCAAAGGAGCAAAACATCTTCTGGTGGGCTTCGGGGTCGGTTGGTCCTGGGGCGGATGCATTTGGCACGATCATTTCGGCAACGGCGATTGACCCGTTCGTTTTGACCTCGAGGAGTTGCGCCAGCGATGCAGTCTTTGGCCGGACAATTTCTGATTGCGTCCCCCTATCTTCCCGATCCCAATTTTCTGCGGACCGTCGTCCTGATGGTTCAGCACGACGACGAAGGGGCATTGGGCCTGGTGCTTACCCGCCCGATCAATCTGACCGTTCAAGAGATCTGGAAAAACATCTCTGGCGAAAGCATCGATGCCCCTGAAAGCGTCCTCCAAGGCGGCCCGGTCGAAGGACCGCTGATGGCCCTGCACCAGGAAGAAAAGCTGGGCGAACTGGAAGTCATCCCCGGGGTCTACTTCTCGAGCCAGCGCGAAAACATCGAGCCACTCATTCGCGAAAGCCGCCACGAATTCCGCTTGTTCCTCGGCTACTCTGGCTGGGGCGATCAGCAACTGGAAGACGAAATGGAAGTCGGCGGTTGGCTCACCCTGGCGGCCAAAAAAGAACAAGTCTTCGAGACCAACAACGACGCCCTCTGGAAAAGCGTCTCCGGCGAAGTCGGCACGAACATCATGCGCGACTCGCTGAACCTAAAACGCATGCCGCAAGACCCCAACGTGAACTAACACGGGGGTTCTTCTGGTACGCGCACCGCTCTCCTGTCCCCTCGCCCCCGTACCCGGGGGCGAGGGGACAGGAGAAGAGAGTCCTGTTCTGCTGTAGGGTGCTGAGCAGCGCAGCGAATCGCACCATGCACAACGTTGTCGCGTTGCCATGGGATGGAGGCCGCATTTGGTGCGATACGTTCCGCTTCGCGTCACTGCTCACACCCTACCTTGGGTGAAGGGTCGCGTTGTTAGGGTGGACCGCGTTCTTTGGTTTGGGAAGCTCTTTCTAACGCCTGACGTACTCGGTCACGTCTTCTGTTCTGGACGACCTTTTTCGCATGCCCACGAAGACGTGGGCATGGCACCCGGCGCTTTGTTGGTAGGGTGGTTGGGTGTTCTTTGTTGGATGGCGTTTCGTGCGGGCGGTTGAGTTCGCGCTCTAACGCGTCGATCTCTTCCTGCTTGGCGCATATTTCTCCCTGCAGTTGCAGGTTGAGCGCCTTCATGCGGTAGAAGGTCCAGGCGAAGAACCGCTTCTCTTGGTAGGACAACGGCTCTTGGATTGGTTGTTTGCTTCGACGGATTTCCCGCTCGCGGTAACGATGGTGAAGCTGGCGTTCGCGTTTTGGTCGAGGCTCCAGCGGTGGAAGCTTAGGAGGTTGGCACTTCTTCGGTTTTGCGATTGTGGGCGGATCTTCCTTGGGAAATTCGTACGCTTCGATCTCGGGATCGATGGGTACTACCAAGGGGTCTGCCCGGTAGCTGGGACCGGCTTCGTCCATTACTCGCGTGAAGTGTTCTTCTTCGGTTACTTGCGGGGGTTCTTCTGGCTCACGCGTGATCGCCTCTTGGGCTTCTTGCCTTCGAGTGATCGCGCTCAAGGTTGCCCCTTGCGGGCGGCCCAGCGGATCGTTGCCGTATTCGGCCCGGTGCATGGGGTTTTCGAATGGTGGCTCCTCGGGTGGCTCTTGGGGAGGCTCGTCGGCCAGTATTGCCAGGACTTCTCCGCAGAAAGGGCATAGGAGTCGGTTGCCATCGATCACGGCAACCTGCGAACCGTGCGCGGAGGCGCCCGGTTCGTGTTTTTCAGGTTTTTCGTGGTGATGGGACATAATGGTGCTCGTAAATATTTGTGTGCAAAGTGATGGGTTAGTTTAGTAGGGCCCGCGTGTCGCGGGTCGCGAAGCTGGTACCCGGTATACGACCCGCGACACGCGGGCCCTACGGTTTGCTGCTTGTCTAGCAGCGAAACTGGGTACTGTTTTTCGTATGCCTAAAAAGAAAATAGGCATGATGC
Encoded here:
- a CDS encoding ketoacyl-ACP synthase III; the encoded protein is MKYASIGPISTYLPQKIETNQQLQDEFPSWDMDLIYSKTGIASRHIAEPGECASDLGVKAAERLFDEHQIDPQSIDFLLFCTQTPDYPLPTTACLMQQRLGLRVSCGALDFNLGCSGFIYGLSLAEGLIRAGIARRVLFITAETYSKYIDADDRSLRTIFGDGAAATLIEAAPEPTLGGFQFGTDGSGADTLMVPDGGARPADQAHKPRHRKRWNSRLYMDGPALINFTVGAIPELVRNIFSAAGIPKSDVKLYLFHQATRKMLEQLQEALEIDSDRMPIALETVGNTVSATIPLMIHDLRKQNRLTKGAKHLLVGFGVGWSWGGCIWHDHFGNGD
- a CDS encoding YqgE/AlgH family protein, which encodes MQSLAGQFLIASPYLPDPNFLRTVVLMVQHDDEGALGLVLTRPINLTVQEIWKNISGESIDAPESVLQGGPVEGPLMALHQEEKLGELEVIPGVYFSSQRENIEPLIRESRHEFRLFLGYSGWGDQQLEDEMEVGGWLTLAAKKEQVFETNNDALWKSVSGEVGTNIMRDSLNLKRMPQDPNVN